A single genomic interval of Helianthus annuus cultivar XRQ/B chromosome 13, HanXRQr2.0-SUNRISE, whole genome shotgun sequence harbors:
- the LOC110901834 gene encoding vinorine synthase, which translates to MKLEIQSRKLIKPSVSTPLTLRHYKISLIDEFAPTMNLPLVLFFPPSLDNNPTLIVQLEELLKKTLTNLYPLADRYMEDTHTVDCNNQGVEFIQARPDITIQELLIKKTNLHLVNELIPSKLLASDLNNAMLATQVTTFQCGGLALGVSSAHRIGDVSTMITFLNQWATLTRKDTKLGFGGIDFTSSSMFPAQGLLPLGGWEGRGIPPPQM; encoded by the coding sequence ATGAAGCTTGAAATCCAATCAAGAAAACTCATCAAACCCTCAGTTTCAACTCCCCTTACCCTTCGTCATTACAAAATAAGCCTCATCGACGAGTTTGCCCCCACAATGAACTTACCTCTTGTTCTTTTCTTCCCTCCTAGTCTTGATAATAACCCAACACTCATTGTCCAACTCGAGGAATTGTTAAAGAAAACCCTCACAAATTTGTACCCTTTGGCGGATAGATACATGGAGGACACTCACACAGTGGACTGTAACAATCAAGGTGTTGAGTTTATACAAGCCAGACCTGATATAACGATTCAAGAACTTCTTATTAAAAAAACTAATCTCCATCTTGTCAATGAGTTAATTCCCTCCAAACTTTTGGCCTCAGATCTTAATAATGCAATGCTTGCTACACAAGTAACCACGTTCCAATGTGGAGGTTTAGCGCTAGGTGTAAGTAGCGCACATAGGATTGGTGATGTCTCTACTATGATCACCTTCCTAAATCAATGGGCTACTTTGACTCGTAAAGACACCAAACTTGGTTTCGGTGGCATTGATTTCACATCGTCCTCAATGTTTCCTGCTCAAGGCTTACTTCCCCTCGGCGGTTGGGAGGGCCGTGGAATCCCCCCCCCCCAGATGTAG